One Archangium violaceum genomic window, ACGTGACGGGCGTGCTCACCCTGCCCACCGCCTTCCTCGACAAGGTGAAGCCCCAGCTCCACCCGGACATCCTCGCCAACGGCTACTCCGCCCTGAAGGAACTGGAGTTCCTCAACCGCCAGCTCGATTACGCGGGCGGCTCGGGCGAGATCGAGTTCCACTACGACCCGGGCAGCCAGGACCGCGATCGCCAGGTCGTCGCCGAGCGCCCCTTCACGCTCACCTACCTCATCGACCGGCCCGACCAGCTCTCCATCGAGAAGTACGAGAACGCGGTGGCCGACGCCTGCTACCTGCAGATCTTCTCGCCGCTGCTCGGCGCGCAGGCCGGTGAGTACGACAACTACGAGAAGCACCAGAAGAAGCTGGCCCTGGGTCACTTCTCCGTGCACTACGGCTCGTTCGGCACCGCGCTGCTGCAGCTGCCTCGCCGCGACATCCTCAAGTACGCGGGCCTGCGCTACGTGGCGAGCGCCTTCCGGCAGTTCCTCTGCTTCGGCGCGGACCATCCGGACTTCCAGGTGCCCTACGGCGACCCGGCCTTCCAGCGGCTCGAGGTCAACGAGAAGAACCGCCGCATCGACGAGAAGTTCAAGGGCTACGTCGCCTTCCGAGCCTCCGAGGAGGAGCGCCGCGACGAGAAGGGCCAGTTCTACGGAATCCAGCAGCAGATCGGTAGGGGCGGGAAGAACCTGGCCGAGGCCTTCCGCGAGAAGCTGGAGGCCATCTTCGGGAGGCTGGACGAGCAGATCGACATCCCGGACGTGGAGAAGCAGTCCATCAACCCGGGCAATCCCTCGCTGAGCCGAGCCATCGCGGTGCTGCGGCGGGCCAAGGACGAGTCGCGCGCCCGCGTGTGCGGCGAGTACCTCGAGGCCCAGCGTGGCGACGTGCGCACCGGCCGCTTCTTCGAGTCCTTCTTCAAGGAGTACGAGGTCAACCCCATCGCCCAGCGGCTCTTCCTCGTTCGCCTGCTGGAGCAGTCCTTCATCGTCCCGTTCAAGGACCCGGAGGAGGGCGCCTACCTCAAGGCCGATGGCACTCCGCCCGATCTGGACAGCCCGGAGCTGCGCCAGGAGATCGCTCGGCTCGACTCGGAGATGGCGAAGCAGGCGCAGCCGGGGTTCTTCCAGAGCCTCACGGACCGTGACAACAAGGCCTTCGCCACCGCCAAGCTGCGCGCCGTGGCCAAGGTGGAGAGCTGGGCCAACGAGTTCCGCGACGAGATCAAGCGCTTCTTCTGGAAGTCCTTCGAGAGCGAGCTGCGCAAGGACGCGGAGGCCCGGCTGGAGTCCTTTCGCAAGGTGGCCCAGGTGGCCGACGAGCGCGCCCGTGACGCCGAGTCCCAGGCCGAGCGTTTCCGCAAGGATCCGGCCGCGGTGGACCCCGCTTCCGACGTGGCGCAGTTCTACCTGGACGCCGAGGTGCTCCGCGACGACCGGCGCCGCGAGCGGCTGTGGAAGGAGTTCTACGCCCACAAGCTCGACAGCGATGCGAACTTCCGTGTGGCCGACATCTTCGACTCCGTCACCGAGGCCTTCACCCCGGTGCGAGACCCCAGCGGTCAGCTCCGCGCCCGCGACGCCAACGAGATCGTCACGCACGTGCGTGACAGGCTGGAGGCCCAGGCCCTTCAGGTCTACGGCCGGGTGATGGAGGAGATGGGGCTCGACCTGGCCTCGGGTCTGGACCTCGAGCAGCGCTACATCGCCCTGCACAAGGCCGGGAAGGACCTGGAGGAGCTGCGCCGCAAGGGCAAGCTCGAGGACGAGCTGCGCGCCGTGTCCGCCACCGAGGTGCGCCGTGGCATCGAGGACCGGCTCAAGCGGCTGTCCGACGAGTGCGTGCTGCTCGCGCACATCGACGCCACGCGCCGCGATGACCCCACGGTGACGCCCGCGGACGTCTTCTACGCCGGCCTGCACGACAAGTACGCCAGTGACGAGGAGGGCTCGCTCTGGAGCGTCCTCAAGGGCGTGGTGTCCGGGACGAACCGCGTGGCGGGATGGGAGGAGCGCGACTCGCTGGTGCTCTACCGCGCGCTGCTCGGCGTGCCCGTGTACTGGTTCAAGAACGTCCAGTCCGACCTGTACTCTGGCTACAAGCGCGTGCGCGACGACAAGAACCGCACCTACCCGCTGCACATCGAGGCGGCCTGGGAGTCCTCGCCGGGTCTGCCGGACCTGGATCCGGTGGAGCTCAAGCGCGCCGAGGAGCGCCGCGCCGCCGAGCGCTCCGCCCAGGCCTCCCGCGAGGCCCGCGAGAGCCGTTTGCGCGCCTTCACCCTGTGCGCCCTGTTCGGAGGCATCTCGCGCGACGACGAGGGCTACCACTGGAGCTTCGCCGGCACGAAGAACAAGCTGGCGCCGGACCGGGCGCGGGCCTTCGAGGCCTTCGAGGCCCTGGATCCCGTGCTGCGCGGGGACCTGGAGAAGAACGCCCATGACTCGTGGCTGAACGCGACGGCGGAGCGGCCCTCGCGCAACAAGCTGCTGGAGGAGGTGCAGGCCCACCAGCGCCGCCTCACCGAGGCCTACGCGCGCGCCGTCTCCGAGCAGAAGGACGCCGAGCGCCGCTTCCTCCAGGACGAGCGCACCGTGGTGGAGGCGCTCGCCGCCGAGCTGAGGAGCTAGCTTGGACGCCGCCGTCTCGTACCCCACCGTCCTCCTCGGACTGGGGCGCTTCGGCCATGAGGTCATCGGCCGCGCCCTCCAGTCCCTGGAGGCTTCTTCGCCGCTGTTGGGCGTGCTGCGCTGTGAGCCCTCGGGCGTGGCGGCCGGGCTCCAGCCCCTGCTGGAGGACCTGTTGCGCGCGGGCCGTGGCTCGGGCGAGCGGCGCGATCAGCGGCTGGACCTCATCGCCTTCGCCGCGGCGCTGCAGGGCGGAGACCAGGACCTGCTCGTCGCGTGCGATCAGGCCGCGCGTCTGCTGGCCGAGGGCTACGGCGCCATGTTCCCTCCGGACCGGCCGCCGGAGCAGCGCACCGCCTCGCTCCACCTCGTGGTGCAGGTGCCGGCGCTGTCCAACCCGCGTGCCTCCGTGGCGCTCGCGCGGCTGGCCGCCCTGGAGAGCTGGGCCCGCTC contains:
- a CDS encoding tubulin-like doman-containing protein; its protein translation is MGLLATEKFNPTLFVGLGGNGGKIVQLLAGRLRRHPNWERIKSMTHFVAIDTNKDDLDKLKDIPVENRFLVSAFDARAYIERKRGQRELQEDPLVTQWVPSTYQFRSTQGAGAGQIRMESRLRLYYNLEEDRRGIRKALQKLLDESTRRENPWRDNENRVVRVMLYGSVAGGTGSGGFLPMAYLLRRMVLDAGWGRPNVTGVLTLPTAFLDKVKPQLHPDILANGYSALKELEFLNRQLDYAGGSGEIEFHYDPGSQDRDRQVVAERPFTLTYLIDRPDQLSIEKYENAVADACYLQIFSPLLGAQAGEYDNYEKHQKKLALGHFSVHYGSFGTALLQLPRRDILKYAGLRYVASAFRQFLCFGADHPDFQVPYGDPAFQRLEVNEKNRRIDEKFKGYVAFRASEEERRDEKGQFYGIQQQIGRGGKNLAEAFREKLEAIFGRLDEQIDIPDVEKQSINPGNPSLSRAIAVLRRAKDESRARVCGEYLEAQRGDVRTGRFFESFFKEYEVNPIAQRLFLVRLLEQSFIVPFKDPEEGAYLKADGTPPDLDSPELRQEIARLDSEMAKQAQPGFFQSLTDRDNKAFATAKLRAVAKVESWANEFRDEIKRFFWKSFESELRKDAEARLESFRKVAQVADERARDAESQAERFRKDPAAVDPASDVAQFYLDAEVLRDDRRRERLWKEFYAHKLDSDANFRVADIFDSVTEAFTPVRDPSGQLRARDANEIVTHVRDRLEAQALQVYGRVMEEMGLDLASGLDLEQRYIALHKAGKDLEELRRKGKLEDELRAVSATEVRRGIEDRLKRLSDECVLLAHIDATRRDDPTVTPADVFYAGLHDKYASDEEGSLWSVLKGVVSGTNRVAGWEERDSLVLYRALLGVPVYWFKNVQSDLYSGYKRVRDDKNRTYPLHIEAAWESSPGLPDLDPVELKRAEERRAAERSAQASREARESRLRAFTLCALFGGISRDDEGYHWSFAGTKNKLAPDRARAFEAFEALDPVLRGDLEKNAHDSWLNATAERPSRNKLLEEVQAHQRRLTEAYARAVSEQKDAERRFLQDERTVVEALAAELRS